Proteins found in one Falco rusticolus isolate bFalRus1 chromosome W, bFalRus1.pri, whole genome shotgun sequence genomic segment:
- the LOC119140868 gene encoding uncharacterized protein LOC119140868 produces MANHPLSFLVCNVATSPFALILQWQKKKGENTAIVSDWLFLPLQPRHHILSCPEAVAALVRKGRDGIVEIDGTEPADISIPVRDDDYEWLLRHSTAIQEALMGYTDVVHNNRPKGPLWKMLEHYQWIARPLRSKRPAEGPTVFTGAGQKMKKAACVWQSDNQWQKHMITGEPRDNLQTLELKAVVERANRTLKDYLQRQKVSQDIDVTKRLTKVFFALNYLSLTEDREGPPAVIHHQTA; encoded by the coding sequence ATGGCGAATCATCCATTATCTTTcttggtttgtaatgttgccacttcaccttttgcccttattctacaatggcaaaagaaaaagggggaaaatacagcGATCGTTTCAGActggttgtttttgccattgcaacccagacatcATATTTTAAGTTGTCCTGAAGCAGTAgcggccttggtgagaaaaggaagagacgggattgttgaaattgatgggactgaaccggcagatatcagtattccagtccgGGATGATGATTAtgagtggctcctgagacattcaacagccatacaggaagccttgatgggcTATACAGAtgttgtacacaacaaccggccaaaagggcctctctggaagatgttagaacattacCAGTGGATTGCGAGACCGTTACGCTCAAAAAGACCAGCTGAAGGGCCAACGGTGTTTACAGGTGCAGgacaaaagatgaagaaggctgcgtgtgtttggcaatctgataatcagtggcagaaacacaTGATCACCGGTGAACCAcgggacaaccttcaaaccttagaactgaaagcagttgttgaaagggcaaaccgtaccctgaaggattatcttcagagacagaaagtatcgcaGGACATAGACGTAACTAAACGGTTGACTAAGGTGTTCTTTGCCTTAAACTATCTCTCCCTTACGGAGGATAGAGAGGGACCTCCTGctgttatacatcaccaaacgGCGTGA